The Cryptococcus gattii WM276 chromosome B, complete sequence genome has a segment encoding these proteins:
- a CDS encoding Hypothetical protein (Similar to TIGR gene model, INSD accession AAW40883.1; CNA02900) yields MTCNCTPEKTTSCCSTSEAQVNCTCQKGKCECEACPNSTKTSGSGACGCGVKEKASTCGCNGSGAACTCPPGQCACEDCPKKAKSVSTCGCGGSGAACSCPPGKCACDNCPNQAQEKVSSCGCNGSGAACTCPPGQCSCSGCSAQAKESPADQPTTCGCQGVGVACTCPPGQCACDGCPAKAK; encoded by the exons ATGAC TTGTAACTGCACTCCAGAAAAGACCACTTCTTGCTGCTC TACCAGCGAGGCTCAAGTCAACTGCACTTGCCAGAAAGGTAAATGCGAATGTGAAGCCTGCCCAAATTCCACTAAGACTTCCGGATCTGGCGCTTGCGG CTGTGGTGTCAAGGAGAAGGCCAGCACTTGCGG TTGCAATGGATCCGGTGCGGCTTGCACATGTCCTCCCGGTCAATGTGCATGTGAAGACTGCCCTAAGAAGGCTAAGAGCGTGAGCACTTGCGG CTGCGGTGGTTCTGGCGCGGCCTGCTCTTGCCCCCCTGGCAAGTGTGCATGTGACAACTGCCCCAATCAGGCTCAAGAAAAAGTCAGCTCCTGCGG TTGTAATGGATCTGGCGCTGCCTGCACTTGCCCTCCTGGTCAATGTTCCTGCTCTGGTTGCTCCGCTCAGGCCAAGGAAAGCCCTGCCGACCAGCCCACCACATGCGG GTGCCAAGGTGTAGGCGTTGCCTGCACTTGTCCTCCAGGTCAGTGCGCCTGTGATGGGTGTCCGGCCAAAGCCAAATGA
- a CDS encoding Gly-X carboxypeptidase, putative (Similar to TIGR gene model, INSD accession AAW40885.1), which translates to MSTHEKVHLPTTSLDRPCPPRPYGPRLKIILPLFGILVFLLYQNSSTVISKLHACQHFRVEKLSDSDKCPIQPNPLNVGEDWNPLADHAYGDLAAKRLSKAVQIPTESFDNLPKDGSDPSFDKHYVLADFIESEYPKLYQTLKHETVNSHAHLFTWEGSNKSLKPILLMAHTDTVPVLPETLHQWRYPPFEGSITHNGTPDTPGTWIWGRGASDCKNSLLGIYGAIERLVTEGYKPERTIIISNGYDEEIGGIRGSGVIAKILEERYGKEGISFLVDEGFTGVSQDYGALVASLGMAEKGSVNVRVKVETLGGHSSVPPVHTGIGVMSLVLAELEKNPFEPTLVPSTPYFKYLSCMSEHAPEVPKPIKRQIKNPRKWKKLAYDLASSDRTLNSFLATTQAIDLISGGVKVNALPEYVEATVNHRIAFTSSINETLEHISQLIVPLAQSLNFTISAFEPSATKTSNFHITLDALSGFEPAPITSSDSKSFELMAGTCKHVFGKDTIVSPSGMFANTDTKQMWNVTKNIYRFTPALLSENVNQHTVDERISLNAHLNTTRFFYKLLRNAQGWDAE; encoded by the exons ATGTCCACTCACGAGAAAGTTCATCTCCCTACAACCTCCCTCGACAGACCTTGCCCTCCTCGCCCTTATGGTCCTAGGCTCAAGATTATCCTTCCCCTTTTTGGCATCCTTGTCTTTCTGCTCTATCAGAACTCTTCCACCGTCATCTCAAAACTCCATGCGTGCCAACACTTCAGAGTAGAAAAGCTTTCAGACTCCGATAAATGCCCTATTCAACCTAATCCCTTGAACGTGGGTGAGGACTGGAATCCTCTCGCGGACCATGCGTATGGGGACCTTGCAGCAAAAAGGCTTTCCAAAGCTGTACAGATCCCTACAGAGTCATTTGACAACCTTCCTAAGGATGGTTCGGATCCAAGCTTTGACAAACACTACGTCCTTGCCGATTTTATCGAATCCGAGTATCCAAAACTTTACCAGACTCTCAAACACGAGACTGTCAATTCGCACGCCCATCTCTTCACTTGGGAGGGTTCAAACAAGAGCTTGAAGCCTATTCTTCTTATGGCTCACACCGATACTGTGCCAGTTCTCCCAGAGACCCTCCATCAATGGAGGTATCCTCCTTTTGAGGGCTCCATCACGCATAATGGTACTCCAGACACCCCTGGAACCTGGATATGGGGGCGAGGGGCATCAGATTGCAAAAACTCTCTTTTGGGCATATATGGCGCAATAGAGCGACTTGTGACTGAGGGCTATAAGCCAGAACGTACCATTATAATTTCCAATGGTTACGATGAAGAG ATTGGTGGAATTCGTGGATCAGGTGTAATCGCCAAAATCTTGGAAGAGCGATATGGTAAAGAGGGCATCTCTTTCCTTGTTGATGAGGGCTTTACCGGAGTATCTCAAGATTATGGTGCCCTTGTTGCGAGCTTGGGTATGGCTGAGAAGGGATCGGTCAACGTTCGAGTCAAAGTAGAAACCCTCGGCGGTCACTCCAGCGTCCCTCCGGTGCATACAGGCA TTGGCGTCATGTCTCTTGTCCTGGCGGAACTGGAAAAGAACCCTTTCGAGCCCACCTTGGTACCCTCTACCCCGTATTTCAAGTATCTCTCCTGTATGTCTGAGCATGCTCCTGAAGTGCCCAAGCCCATAAAGCGCCAAATTAAGAACCCTAGAAAATGGAAAAAGCTCGCATATGACCTTGCTTCTAGCGACAGGACATTGAATAGCTTTCTCGCGACCACTCAAGCTATCGATTTGATCTCGGGCGGGGTAAAGGTTAATGCCCTCCCCGAGTATGTAGAAG CCACAGTCAATCACCGCATCGCATTCACCTCTTCGATCAACGAGACCCTGGAGCACATCTCCCAACTCATTGTTCCGCTTGCTCAATCTCTCAACTTCACTATTTCCGCCTTTGAACCTTCGGCTACAAAGACCTCCAACTTCCATATCACTCTTGATGCTCTGTCTGGATTTGAACCAGCACCCATCACCTCTTCAGATTCAAAAAGTTTTGAGTTGATGGCAGGGACTTGCAAGCATGTCTTTGGAAAGGATACTATCGTCAGCCCATCTGGAATGTTCG CCAATACTGATACCAAGCAGATGTGGAATGTTACCAAAAACATTTACAGGTTTACCCCTGCTCTGCTCTCCGAGAACGTGAATCAGCATACTGTAGACGAG CGCATAAGTCTCAATGCCCACCTCAACACCACCCGATTTTTCTACAAACTGCTTAGAAATGCCCAGGGCTGGGACGCCGAATAA
- a CDS encoding Protein-vacuolar targeting-related protein, putative (Similar to TIGR gene model, INSD accession AAW40887.1), with protein sequence MGAEDPEHPTNSPATALALIPSKRGLTQLPLPNTICPHNNARSGTSFTIRVTIATLILLWTLLNINVLTSPFKQTHPIGSVDDPSAAGYLRGVSTKGMKWALLAPNHQLQGTYHDGEGTEIREKGIKTSLIPPNVAEKIFLDIPSNDSVAAALKRYTGYAHPAGSGYDYASALTLKNDWEKELGLRVSGPLEFIYDAGSPESQARVRNGMDKLGVWIDTYYPVMNTPVYAAATLLTDPPFHAKLREDIVDGDSDSELRDEVPVFHGLSVSGDVKGNFVYVGYGRKQDFDLLKERGVDINNKIVLAKYGGCFRGLKVKAAQEAGATGVIIFTDPGDDGEITEENGYEVYPNGPARQPSSVQRGSVQFVSILLFLFVLVKATSDILYQISKYPGDPSTPGEPAYKNASRLEGGNQPSIPSIPMSYEDVIPFLKALEGKGIHASDLGPDWVGGLSHHGVDYYVGPSDVDLHLVNEVNTRIMPIWNTMAVIPGHITDEVIILGNHRDAWVLGGSDPNSGTASQFEVIRGLGTLLKKGWKPLRTIILASWDAEEYGLIGSTEWAEDFGDWLQTNTAVYLNMDSSASGSNFHASASPSLALLVKSAAEEVESSSSPSKTVFDTRFEAGNWEQFNMKKLGNHVGMGDSLSEKKGSGIGALGSGSDYTPFLQRYGIASSDLGYKSGPKDAVYHYHSIYDSFTWQKKFGDVEFHRHTDAAKVIGLILLRLADGLILPLNTTQYTRDLAYYLEKVQNISKIDLETSEIDFEPLADAIKAAQTASGKLDKRRRKALKKLHKLMRKLEHGKGGIVKTMLRGYGWRTGGKEVDYNLQTWEEGPKEGIFPFPHPKLPSPFPTPRKYREINNILKEIRIINKKLQDFECGFLSEDGLKDREWYKHKGTAPGLWLGYGATTFPALTEAITIDHSSKLAQKEVDELAKMINKIAKHLAA encoded by the exons ATGGGCGCAGAAGATCCAGAACATCCCACCAACAGTCCCGCAACAGCCCTTGCCCTCATACCTTCCAAGCGTGGACTTACTCAGCTCCCTTTACCCAACACAATCTGCCCCCACAATAATGCTCGCTCTGGTACCTCGTTTACAATTCGTGTGACGATAGCGACCCTTATCCTTCTCTGGACCCTCCTCAATATTAATGTCCTCACCTCTCCGTTCAAACAGACTCATCCTATAGGCTCCGTCGATGACCCTTCAGCGGCTGGTTATCTCAGGGGTGTCTCCACAAAGGGTATGAAATGGGCATTGCTGGCACCAAATCATCAGCTTCAAGGTACATATCATGACGGGGAAGGTACAGAGATAAGGGAGAAAGGCATCAAGACTTCTCTCATTCCCCCAAATGTGGCCGAAAAGATCTTCTTGGATATCCCAAGCAACGATAGCGTCGCTGC AGCTTTGAAGAGGTACACAGGATATGCCCATCCAGCAGGTTCGGGATACGATTACGCCTCTGCTCTTACATTGAAGAATGACTGGGAAAAGGAGCTGGGCTTGCGAGTATCAGGTCCGCTGGAGTTTATCTACGACGCCGGAAGCCCAGAGAGCCAAGCTCGAGTGAGGAATGGCATGGATAAACTTGGCGTTTGGATTGATACG TACTACCCGGTGATGAACACTCCCGTCTATGCCGCAGCTACCCTTCTAACGGATCCTCCCTTCCATGCCAAGCTCCGCGAAGACATTGTAGATGGAGACTCTGACTCCGAGCTTCGAGATGAGGTACCGGTATTCCATGGGTTATCAGTCAGTGGGGACGTCAAGGGAAACTTCGTGTATGTCGGATATGGTCGCAAGCAAGATTTTGATCTTctgaaggagagag GGGTTGATATCAACAATAAAATTGTTTTAGCGAAATATGGAGGTTGTTTCAGAGGTCTCAAAGTCAAAG CGGCCCAAGAAGCCGGTGCTACAGGAGTTATCATCTTCACTGATCCAGGAGATGATGGCGAGATCACAGAAGAGAATGGCTATGAAGTGTATCCTAACGGACCCGCCAGGCAA CCTAGCAGCGTGCAAAGGGGCAGTGTGCAATTCGTGAGTATTCTTTTATTTTTGTTTGTACTTGTAAAGGCTACTTCTGACATTTTATATCAGATCTCCAAGTACCCTGGGGACCCTAGTACTCCTGGGGAACCGGCGTACAAGAACGCGTCTCGCCTCGAGGGTGGTAATCAGCCATCTATACCATC GATCCCCATGTCTTATGAGGACGTCATTCCATTCCTCAAAGCACTGGAGGGAAAGGGCATACATGCTTCTGACCTGGGGCCCGACTGGGTTGGAGGTTTGAGTCATCATGGAGTTGATTATTATGTTGGTCCCAGTGATGTTGATCTGCATTTGGTCAACGAAGTCAACACTAGAATTATGCCCATTTGGA ATACAATGGCTGTCATTCCGGGCCACATAACGGACGAAGTGATTATTCTTGGTAATCACCGAGACG CATGGGTGCTTGGAGGCTCCGATCCCAACTCAGGCACAGCCTCTCAGTTCGAAGTCATACGTGGTCTAGGTACCCTTTTGAAGAAAGGTTGGAAGCCCCTCAGGACAATTATCCTTGCCAGTTGGGATGCGGAAGAATACGGGCTAATCGGTAGTACCGAGTGGGCTGAAGACTTTGGAGACTGGCTGCAGACGAACA CTGCCGTTTATTTGAACATGGACAGCTCTGCATCCGGAAGCAACTTCCACGCATCAGCCTCTCCT tcccttgcccttcttgTCAAATCGGCGGCTGAAGAAGTGGAATCAAGCTCAAGCCCTTCTAAAACAGTATTCGATACCAGATTTGAGGCCGGCAATTGGGAACAATTTAACATGAAAAAGCTTGGAAACCATGTTGGCATGGGAGATTCACTGTCGGAAAAGAAAGGGTCTGGAATCGGCGCTTTAGG TTCTGGATCTGATTATACTCCCTTCCTCCAACGATACGGT ATTGCTTCGAGTGACCTTGGGTACAAAAGTGGTCCGAAAGACGCTGTGTATCACTATCACAGCATCTACGATTCATTCACTTGGCAAAAGAA GTTTGGAGATGTCGAATTCCATCGACACACTGATGCAGCCAAAGTCATTGGCTTAATAC TTTTGCGTCTGGCTGATGGACTGATCTTGCCTCTCAATACCACTCAATATACCCGGGATCTCGCATACTATCTTGAAAA GGTCCAAAATATCAGCAAAATTGATCTGGAGACTTCGGAAATTGATTTTGAACCGCTTGCCGACGCAATCAAAGCTGCCCAGACGGCTTCAGGTAAACTGGACAAGCGACGTCGCAAGGCACTAAAGAAGCTCCATAAGTTGATGAGAAAGCTCGAGCATGGTAAGGGCGGTATCGTCAAGACAATGTTACGCGGATATGGATGGAGAACTGGGGGCAAAGAAGTCGATTACAATTTGCAGACCTGGGAAGAAGGTCCAAAAGAGGGAATCTTCCCCTTTCCACACCCTAAGCTTCCATCCCCATTTCCCACTCCAAGAAAGTATCGTGAAATCAATAACATCTTGAAAGAGATTAGGATCATCAATAAGAAGCTGCAGGACTTCGAGTGCGGTTTCCTTTCGGAGGATGGCTTAAAG GATCGAGAATGGTATAAGCATAAGGGGACTGCTCCAGGTCTTTGGCTTGGCTATGGTGCCACAACT TTCCCTGCTCTCACTGAAG CTATCACCATTGATCACTCCTCTAAGCTGGCGCAGAAAGAGGTTGATGAGCTAGCGAAGATGATAAACAAAATTGCCAAGCACCTTGCGGCCTGA